Proteins from a genomic interval of Gaiellales bacterium:
- a CDS encoding trypsin-like peptidase domain-containing protein: MNTYPKAIAIVVTAVVAGGASAFAVDSTHPASRTIIRTTSPAASAVSASPRQGLSVNQIYRKDAPGVVVVTATTTTTTSDPLNPFGAPQKQQAQALGSGFVIDRSGHILTNAHVVLNASKVQVAFGSETTAKTYTAKVLGADRSTDVAVLQVDAPAQALTPLPLGNSSEVRVGDPVVAIGNPLGETRTATTGIVSAVNRDIGSLQGNVQIRGAIQTDAAINHGNSGGPLLNGRGQVIGITSQILSDDPNNPQSGSIGIGFAVPVNTVKNVADQIIANGKAEHTYLGILGSPVTPSLAKALNLNVDHGVLVGKVESGSPAAKAGLHGGSTQATINGETLTLGGDIITTVDGKQIRTFDDLSGAISAKKPGDTVQLGILRDGKQLSVTVTLAAR; the protein is encoded by the coding sequence ATGAACACGTACCCCAAAGCCATAGCCATCGTCGTGACGGCGGTCGTCGCCGGCGGCGCCTCGGCATTCGCGGTTGACTCGACCCATCCCGCGTCACGCACCATCATCCGCACCACCTCCCCGGCGGCCAGCGCCGTCTCGGCATCGCCGCGCCAGGGACTCTCGGTCAACCAGATCTACCGCAAGGACGCGCCCGGCGTCGTGGTCGTGACGGCCACCACCACGACGACCACCTCCGACCCGCTCAACCCGTTCGGCGCCCCTCAGAAGCAGCAGGCTCAGGCGCTCGGATCCGGGTTCGTGATCGACCGGAGCGGCCACATCCTCACCAACGCGCACGTCGTGCTGAACGCGAGCAAGGTGCAGGTCGCCTTCGGCAGCGAGACCACGGCCAAGACCTACACGGCGAAGGTGCTCGGCGCCGACCGCAGCACGGACGTCGCCGTCCTGCAGGTCGATGCACCGGCGCAGGCGCTCACCCCGCTGCCGCTCGGCAACTCCTCGGAGGTGCGGGTGGGCGATCCTGTCGTCGCCATCGGCAATCCGCTCGGCGAGACCCGCACCGCGACCACCGGCATCGTCTCGGCCGTCAACCGCGACATCGGGTCGCTCCAGGGCAACGTGCAGATCCGCGGCGCGATCCAGACCGACGCGGCGATCAACCACGGCAACTCCGGCGGCCCGCTCCTGAACGGCCGCGGTCAGGTGATCGGCATCACCAGCCAGATTCTGTCCGACGATCCGAACAACCCTCAGAGCGGCAGCATCGGCATCGGGTTCGCGGTTCCGGTGAACACGGTGAAGAACGTGGCTGACCAGATCATCGCCAACGGCAAGGCCGAGCACACCTACCTGGGCATCCTCGGCTCCCCGGTCACTCCCAGCCTCGCGAAGGCGCTGAACCTCAACGTCGACCACGGCGTCCTGGTCGGCAAGGTGGAGTCCGGCTCGCCGGCCGCCAAGGCGGGGCTGCACGGAGGCTCGACGCAGGCAACCATCAACGGCGAGACGCTGACGCTCGGCGGTGACATCATCACCACCGTCGACGGGAAGCAGATCCGCACGTTCGACGACCTGTCGGGCGCCATCAGCGCGAAGAAGCCCGGCGACACGGTGCAGCTCGGCATCCTTCGCGACGGCAAGCAGCTGAGCGTGACGGTCACCCTGGCCGCGCGGTAG
- a CDS encoding GtrA family protein, translating to MKDAGTDAAGVGFRGHAERVNLGLRSHHNWLELMRFCVVGGSGYVINVGLFTLAYRDLPYPIAFVIAFGVAATSNFVWNRVWTFRIEHGVPHMQYARFLAVSLLALAIDLVALALLVEEAGVHKPVAAAIAIVVATPISFLGNKLWSFR from the coding sequence ATGAAGGATGCAGGGACGGACGCGGCCGGCGTAGGCTTCCGGGGGCACGCCGAGCGCGTGAACCTCGGACTTCGCAGCCACCACAACTGGCTCGAGCTGATGCGGTTCTGCGTCGTCGGAGGATCCGGCTACGTCATCAACGTCGGCCTGTTCACCCTGGCCTACCGCGACCTGCCGTATCCGATTGCCTTCGTGATCGCCTTCGGCGTGGCTGCCACGAGCAACTTCGTCTGGAACCGGGTGTGGACGTTCCGGATCGAGCACGGGGTGCCACACATGCAGTACGCGCGCTTCCTCGCGGTCAGCCTGCTGGCGCTCGCCATCGACCTGGTGGCGCTGGCGCTGCTGGTGGAAGAGGCGGGCGTCCACAAGCCGGTCGCCGCAGCCATCGCCATCGTGGTCGCCACCCCCATCAGCTTCCTTGGCAACAAGCTCTGGAGCTTTCGCTAG
- the hemL gene encoding glutamate-1-semialdehyde 2,1-aminomutase, with the protein MAVVGGPRTEAASERLYREASAIIPGGVSSPVRAMRSVGRDHPLFAARGEGGCLIDADGNRYVDWVLSWGPLIAGHAHPRVVEAVSRAAADGTSFGAPTELELRLAREVVAAVPSVDMVRFVSSGTEATMSAVRLARAFTGRTKLLKFAGGYHGHVDALLAQAGSGLATLAIPSTPGVPAAVTADTLICPYNDLDAVRTLAERHGDDLACVIVEPVAGNMGVVPPRPGFLEGLRAVCNGTGALLVADEVITGFRVAYGGAQERLAFRPDLTCLGKILGGGVPAAAFGGRGDVMERLAPIGDVYQAGTLSGNPLAMAAGLATLELLRGDGAYDRLEAVSAALAEGLAAPGVTVNRVGAMLTGFFTDAPVTDFAGAAASDTERYARFHAHILDRGVYIAPSQFEAMMPSLAHTDEQVELTVAAAREFAG; encoded by the coding sequence GTGGCTGTCGTAGGCGGCCCGCGGACCGAGGCCGCCTCCGAGCGCCTGTACCGCGAGGCCTCCGCCATCATCCCCGGCGGCGTCAGCAGCCCGGTGCGCGCGATGCGCTCGGTCGGCCGCGACCACCCCCTCTTCGCCGCGCGGGGAGAGGGCGGCTGCCTGATCGACGCGGACGGGAACCGGTACGTCGACTGGGTGCTCTCCTGGGGTCCGCTGATCGCCGGGCATGCACACCCGCGCGTGGTCGAGGCGGTGAGCCGGGCGGCGGCGGACGGGACCTCGTTCGGAGCGCCGACGGAGCTCGAGCTGCGGCTGGCCCGCGAGGTTGTCGCCGCGGTGCCGTCGGTCGACATGGTGCGATTCGTCTCCTCGGGCACCGAGGCCACCATGAGCGCCGTGCGCCTCGCCCGGGCGTTCACCGGGCGCACGAAGCTGCTCAAGTTCGCGGGCGGCTACCACGGACACGTGGACGCCCTGCTCGCGCAGGCCGGATCCGGGTTGGCGACGCTGGCGATCCCCAGCACTCCCGGGGTGCCGGCGGCCGTCACGGCGGACACGCTGATCTGCCCGTACAACGACCTCGATGCGGTGCGTACGCTGGCCGAGCGGCACGGCGACGACCTCGCCTGCGTGATCGTCGAGCCGGTGGCCGGCAACATGGGCGTCGTGCCTCCGCGGCCCGGGTTCCTCGAGGGGCTGCGCGCGGTGTGCAACGGAACGGGCGCTCTGCTCGTGGCGGACGAGGTGATCACGGGGTTTCGCGTCGCCTACGGCGGCGCGCAGGAGCGCCTGGCCTTCCGGCCGGACCTGACATGCCTCGGGAAGATCCTCGGCGGCGGGGTGCCGGCCGCCGCCTTCGGCGGGCGCGGCGATGTGATGGAACGGCTGGCGCCGATCGGCGACGTCTACCAGGCGGGGACGCTGTCCGGGAACCCGCTTGCGATGGCGGCCGGCCTGGCGACGCTCGAGCTGCTCCGAGGGGACGGTGCGTACGACCGTCTGGAGGCGGTCTCCGCAGCGCTCGCCGAGGGGCTTGCCGCGCCCGGCGTCACGGTCAACCGGGTGGGCGCGATGTTGACCGGGTTTTTCACCGACGCCCCGGTGACCGACTTTGCGGGCGCGGCGGCCTCGGACACCGAACGCTATGCCCGGTTCCACGCGCACATACTCGACCGCGGCGTCTACATCGCGCCGTCGCAGTTCGAGGCGATGATGCCGTCCCTCGCACACACCGACGAGCAGGTGGAGCTGACGGTCGCGGCCGCCCGCGAGTTCGCGGGCTGA
- a CDS encoding ATP-dependent Clp protease proteolytic subunit yields the protein MGLALLVLVILVFLTVIAPLLRQRALLGARARRLAGLQRERGTQVITMIHRQEQIGLLGVPLVRFIDIDDSEQVLRAIRLTPDDTPIDLVLHTPGGLVLAAEQIAHAVRAHPAKVTVLVPHYAMSGGTLVALAADEIVMDPHAVLGPVDPQLGDMPAASILRVVQTKEPAQVDDRFLVMADIAAKARRQVLSLVTDLLDDRMEPEAAQRLADLLAGGYFTHDFPITVERANELGLPVSTALPEIVYELMALFPQPTRGRPSVTYLPLPVPGPGRMPPRTEA from the coding sequence ATGGGCCTGGCGCTCCTCGTGCTCGTGATCCTGGTGTTCCTGACGGTGATCGCGCCGCTCCTGCGGCAGCGCGCGCTGCTCGGCGCACGCGCGCGACGGCTGGCCGGCCTGCAGCGCGAACGAGGAACGCAGGTGATCACGATGATCCACCGCCAGGAGCAGATCGGCCTGCTCGGCGTGCCGCTCGTGCGCTTCATCGACATCGACGATTCGGAGCAGGTGCTGCGGGCGATCCGGCTGACGCCCGACGACACGCCGATCGATCTCGTCCTGCACACGCCGGGCGGCCTGGTGCTCGCGGCCGAGCAGATCGCGCACGCCGTGCGCGCCCATCCCGCGAAGGTGACCGTCCTCGTCCCGCACTATGCGATGAGCGGCGGGACGCTGGTTGCCCTCGCGGCGGACGAGATCGTGATGGATCCGCATGCGGTGCTCGGGCCCGTCGACCCGCAGCTGGGGGACATGCCGGCGGCATCGATCCTTCGCGTCGTGCAGACGAAGGAGCCGGCACAGGTGGACGACCGGTTCCTGGTGATGGCCGACATCGCCGCCAAGGCGCGGCGGCAGGTGCTCTCGCTGGTGACCGACCTGCTCGACGACCGGATGGAGCCGGAGGCGGCGCAGCGGCTCGCCGACCTTCTCGCCGGCGGCTACTTCACCCACGACTTCCCGATCACCGTCGAGCGGGCGAACGAGCTCGGCCTGCCCGTCTCGACCGCGCTTCCCGAGATCGTCTACGAGCTGATGGCGCTCTTCCCACAGCCGACCCGCGGGCGGCCGAGCGTCACCTACCTTCCGCTGCCGGTTCCCGGGCCGGGAAGGATGCCGCCGCGAACGGAGGCATGA
- a CDS encoding AI-2E family transporter, producing the protein MAPDTPRKLVIPRWVQLIGLPLILVGAWQFVAAVNHAVFIFIVAALIAILLNPIVRAFAALRIPRPVAVLLVYLLFALTFVAAGVLAGTVIATQVQAASGVVEREFSTAPGQTETPAQKRLDRLQRWLDGHGLSQVDVRNLGDKVQEKIDSLDIQSVSGKAVTVAQGVLIGVVESLFNVVLVIVVSVYMLLDAPRLSRFLRRLFPPGEGEQDLMTRCERALISYVRGQTMVSLVIGASAGAFMWVLGVTGIFQSGDDYAIAFAAFAALVEVIPYVGPWIGAIPPLAVALAESPGAALAVAIAFLIIHQIEGHIVIPKLMGGAVGVHPLLVIFALLAGEQLYGVPGVLVTLPLVAVGREVVAFLRDRIGLETWHGAAIPVEVPVEVRADAPPPVPPAGGAGPATAG; encoded by the coding sequence ATGGCCCCCGACACGCCGCGCAAGCTGGTGATCCCCCGCTGGGTGCAGCTGATCGGGCTCCCGCTGATTCTGGTCGGCGCCTGGCAGTTCGTCGCGGCGGTGAACCACGCGGTCTTCATCTTCATCGTGGCCGCGCTGATCGCGATCCTGCTGAACCCGATCGTCCGCGCGTTCGCCGCCCTGCGGATTCCGCGCCCCGTTGCCGTGCTCCTCGTCTACCTGCTGTTCGCGCTCACGTTCGTCGCAGCGGGCGTGCTCGCAGGCACGGTGATCGCGACCCAGGTGCAGGCGGCCAGCGGCGTCGTCGAGCGGGAGTTCAGCACGGCGCCCGGGCAGACCGAGACTCCGGCCCAGAAGCGCCTCGACCGCCTCCAGCGCTGGCTGGACGGCCACGGACTGTCCCAGGTCGACGTGCGGAACCTCGGCGACAAGGTGCAGGAGAAGATCGACTCGCTGGACATCCAGAGCGTGTCGGGCAAGGCGGTGACCGTCGCCCAGGGCGTCCTGATCGGGGTGGTGGAGAGCCTCTTCAACGTGGTGCTGGTGATCGTGGTCTCGGTCTACATGTTGCTCGACGCGCCGCGGTTGTCGCGCTTCCTGCGCCGGCTGTTCCCGCCCGGTGAAGGGGAACAGGACCTGATGACGCGGTGTGAGCGGGCGCTGATCTCCTATGTGCGGGGCCAGACCATGGTGTCGCTCGTGATCGGCGCCAGCGCGGGCGCGTTCATGTGGGTGCTCGGGGTGACCGGCATCTTCCAGAGCGGCGACGACTACGCCATCGCGTTCGCCGCGTTCGCCGCGCTGGTCGAGGTGATCCCGTACGTGGGGCCGTGGATCGGGGCGATCCCGCCGCTCGCGGTGGCGCTCGCCGAGTCGCCGGGCGCGGCCCTCGCCGTCGCGATCGCGTTCCTGATCATCCACCAGATCGAGGGCCACATCGTCATCCCGAAGCTGATGGGGGGCGCGGTCGGCGTGCACCCGCTGCTCGTCATCTTCGCGCTGCTCGCGGGCGAGCAGCTGTACGGGGTGCCCGGCGTGCTGGTCACGCTGCCGCTGGTCGCGGTCGGCCGGGAGGTGGTGGCCTTCCTCCGCGACCGGATCGGCCTCGAGACGTGGCACGGTGCGGCGATCCCGGTCGAGGTTCCGGTCGAGGTGCGTGCCGATGCGCCGCCGCCGGTGCCTCCGGCGGGCGGAGCCGGCCCCGCTACGGCTGGCTGA
- the hemB gene encoding porphobilinogen synthase, which yields MAFPVTRLRRLRRTDALRGMVRETRLAAADLIQPLFVRAGSGPATPIPSLAGQFHHSIETLVAEAELVHAAGVPAVILFGLPDHKDDAASSAYDDEGIVQMAVRALRAQVPELVLVTDVCLCQYTSHGHCGVLRDGAVDNDLTLDLLAQTAVSHAAAGADIVAPSDMMDGRVAAIRSALDAESLTSTAILAYSAKFASAFYGPFREAAHSTPAEGDRRGYQMDPANGTEALREVLLDIEEGADMVMVKPAMPYLDVIRRVRERTLAPIAAYQVSGEYAMLTGAARAGLLDERAAALEALTAIKRAGADMIITYHATRAAGWLS from the coding sequence ATGGCATTTCCGGTTACGAGGCTCCGCCGGCTGCGGCGCACAGACGCCCTGCGCGGCATGGTTCGCGAGACGCGCCTGGCCGCGGCAGACCTGATCCAGCCGCTGTTCGTGCGGGCGGGCAGCGGGCCGGCCACGCCGATCCCGTCGCTCGCCGGACAGTTCCACCACTCGATCGAGACGCTGGTGGCCGAGGCTGAGCTGGTGCATGCGGCGGGCGTGCCCGCCGTGATCCTCTTCGGCCTGCCCGACCACAAGGACGACGCCGCCAGCTCGGCGTACGACGATGAGGGGATCGTCCAGATGGCAGTGCGCGCGCTGCGGGCTCAGGTGCCCGAGCTGGTCCTGGTCACCGACGTCTGTCTATGCCAGTACACATCGCATGGACATTGCGGGGTGCTGCGCGACGGTGCCGTGGACAACGATCTGACGCTCGACCTGCTCGCCCAGACCGCAGTGTCGCATGCCGCCGCCGGCGCGGACATCGTCGCGCCGAGCGACATGATGGACGGCCGGGTGGCGGCGATCCGCTCGGCGCTCGACGCCGAATCGCTGACATCCACGGCGATCCTCGCCTACAGCGCCAAGTTCGCCTCCGCCTTCTACGGCCCGTTCAGGGAGGCCGCGCACTCCACGCCTGCCGAGGGCGACCGGCGCGGCTACCAGATGGATCCCGCCAACGGAACCGAGGCGCTGCGCGAGGTGCTGCTCGACATCGAGGAGGGGGCGGACATGGTGATGGTGAAGCCCGCCATGCCGTACCTCGACGTGATCCGGCGCGTGCGCGAGCGGACGCTCGCGCCGATTGCCGCCTACCAGGTGAGCGGCGAGTACGCGATGCTCACGGGCGCCGCGCGAGCGGGCCTGCTGGACGAGCGCGCCGCCGCACTCGAGGCGTTGACCGCGATCAAGCGCGCCGGAGCAGACATGATCATCACCTACCACGCGACCCGGGCGGCTGGGTGGCTGTCGTAG
- a CDS encoding TIGR00282 family metallophosphoesterase, giving the protein MRILFLADIFAAPGRRAVEQHLPAIREEHGVDAVIANAENAADGVGVTSRIATRLYASGVDAITLGNHAYRQKEVYPFLETNERIVRPANHAATAPGRGLTVVEAADGTRIAVVNLIGQLFLDAAQSPFEMGPRLVSEAREQTPVVIVDFHAEATSEKVAMGRLLDGSVTAVIGTHTHIQTNDPAVLPGGTAYLTDAGMTGPHDSVIGVRAELVLRRFQTGLPVRFEPAEGDVRIEGALIDCDSATGRATAVAPFRFSAP; this is encoded by the coding sequence GTGCGCATCCTGTTCCTCGCCGACATCTTCGCCGCTCCCGGCAGGCGTGCCGTCGAGCAGCACCTGCCCGCCATCCGCGAGGAGCACGGCGTCGACGCGGTGATCGCGAACGCCGAGAACGCTGCGGACGGGGTCGGCGTGACCAGCCGCATCGCCACGCGGCTCTATGCCTCCGGCGTCGACGCGATCACCCTCGGCAACCACGCGTACCGGCAGAAGGAGGTCTATCCGTTCCTCGAGACGAACGAGCGCATCGTCCGACCGGCGAACCATGCGGCGACCGCGCCGGGCCGCGGGCTGACGGTGGTGGAGGCGGCGGACGGAACGCGCATCGCGGTCGTCAACCTGATCGGTCAGCTGTTCCTGGACGCCGCCCAGAGCCCGTTCGAGATGGGGCCACGGCTGGTCTCGGAGGCGCGTGAGCAAACGCCGGTGGTGATCGTCGACTTCCATGCCGAGGCGACCAGCGAGAAGGTCGCGATGGGCCGACTGCTGGACGGAAGCGTCACGGCGGTGATCGGCACCCACACGCACATCCAGACGAACGACCCGGCGGTGCTCCCCGGCGGCACCGCCTACCTGACCGACGCCGGCATGACGGGGCCGCACGATTCGGTGATCGGCGTCAGGGCCGAGCTCGTCCTGCGCCGCTTCCAGACAGGCCTGCCGGTCCGGTTCGAGCCGGCGGAGGGCGATGTCCGCATCGAGGGCGCGCTGATCGACTGCGACAGCGCCACGGGCCGCGCCACGGCCGTGGCGCCGTTCCGCTTCAGCGCGCCATGA
- a CDS encoding alkaline phosphatase family protein, with amino-acid sequence MPKKLILAVIDGLGPAVLDRAIAAGRAPTLARLQELGGRTDACVSTFPSLTPVCLSALITGQHPVGTRIPSMTWYHRGEGRFVEYGSSFPATLAEGTKQMVDDVMVNLNLLHLSPRVTTVFEALEDRGLVTAAVNTYICRGRVRHPIAREAARRVARRVGIVDAVYGPRRYFFGELFWSDETGAPRNFGGSVDRHGGHVARWLVTRDGFDFLFLYLYETDAAGHRGGDVLAAVEQADHSLALMVEAAGGWSDFLERYAIAVVADHGQSAVTRGVDASEPFDDLRLFRSSRHSNPEECDLALAASNRVAMAYLLPGGRLTASEVAHRFARHPSADVVIWREGAWYAVRRDGGELRFRPGAEHRDERGNGWDLAGERDLLDPALYPNALERIAGAAACETAGDVIVSACLGDEFADAGGQHHAGGGSHGSLHADDSLVPLITAGFEPAPELGEVPSITDLTPLALRRLTAVGEPARAGT; translated from the coding sequence ATGCCCAAGAAGCTGATCCTGGCCGTGATCGACGGGCTCGGCCCGGCGGTGCTCGACCGGGCCATCGCGGCGGGACGGGCGCCGACCCTGGCGCGCCTGCAGGAGCTGGGCGGCCGCACCGACGCGTGCGTCTCGACGTTTCCCTCGCTGACACCGGTCTGCCTGTCCGCGCTCATCACCGGTCAGCACCCGGTTGGCACGCGGATCCCGAGCATGACCTGGTACCACCGCGGCGAGGGCCGCTTCGTCGAGTACGGATCGTCGTTCCCGGCGACGCTGGCCGAGGGCACGAAGCAGATGGTCGACGACGTCATGGTGAACCTGAACCTCCTGCACCTGTCGCCGCGCGTGACGACGGTGTTCGAGGCGCTCGAGGACAGGGGGCTCGTCACCGCGGCCGTCAACACGTACATCTGCCGTGGCCGCGTGCGCCATCCCATCGCTCGCGAGGCGGCCAGGCGGGTCGCCCGCCGGGTCGGGATCGTGGACGCGGTGTACGGCCCGCGCCGGTACTTCTTCGGCGAGCTGTTCTGGTCGGACGAGACCGGCGCGCCGCGCAACTTCGGCGGGTCGGTCGACCGCCACGGCGGCCACGTCGCCCGCTGGCTGGTAACGCGCGACGGATTCGATTTCCTCTTCCTCTACCTCTACGAGACCGACGCGGCCGGCCACCGCGGCGGCGACGTCCTGGCTGCCGTCGAGCAGGCCGACCACAGCCTCGCGCTGATGGTCGAGGCGGCGGGCGGCTGGAGCGACTTCCTCGAGCGCTACGCGATCGCGGTCGTGGCCGACCACGGGCAGAGCGCGGTCACGCGCGGGGTCGACGCCAGCGAGCCGTTCGACGACCTGCGCCTGTTCCGGTCGAGCCGGCACTCGAACCCCGAGGAGTGCGACCTGGCCCTCGCAGCGAGCAATCGGGTAGCCATGGCGTACCTTCTGCCCGGCGGCCGGCTGACCGCGAGCGAGGTCGCTCACCGGTTCGCCCGGCACCCCTCCGCCGACGTGGTGATCTGGCGCGAGGGCGCGTGGTACGCCGTTCGCCGCGACGGCGGCGAGCTCCGCTTCCGTCCGGGGGCCGAGCACCGGGACGAGCGCGGCAACGGATGGGACCTGGCGGGCGAACGCGACCTGCTCGACCCGGCGCTGTACCCGAACGCGCTCGAGCGGATCGCCGGCGCGGCAGCCTGCGAGACGGCCGGCGACGTGATCGTCTCGGCGTGCCTGGGCGACGAGTTCGCAGATGCCGGCGGCCAGCACCACGCCGGCGGCGGCAGCCATGGGTCGCTGCACGCTGACGACTCGCTCGTACCGCTGATCACCGCCGGCTTCGAGCCGGCGCCGGAGCTCGGGGAGGTGCCGTCGATCACCGATCTCACCCCGCTGGCGCTCCGGCGGCTCACGGCGGTTGGCGAGCCCGCGCGCGCGGGTACGTGA
- a CDS encoding diacylglycerol kinase family protein, whose protein sequence is MRVRLIANPHASGVTAELVQGVAGRLATVAEVDLRRTERAGHATELAAEPGADAVIGMGGDGTANEVVNGVPHGALVGVVPAGATSVLGRQLGLPHRPLAAAAALAAAIAEGRALPMGLGEVDGRLFTFSAGLGLEAEAMRLVEERRRRRPDGRRPGDLAVVATAISVLRADGFSLPERMTVRVDGAEARAGYVAIANGHPYTYLGRIPVRTAPRAGFDTALDAVAVGQLRPRDLWRFAVYGLVWPRHASGRDARVRYLHDVAALEVVCDEPVALQVDGEYLGRVERVTVGYRPAAVRMLMPPFAAASFPAREPAAEGR, encoded by the coding sequence GTGCGCGTCCGCCTGATCGCAAACCCCCACGCCTCCGGCGTGACCGCCGAGCTCGTGCAGGGGGTCGCCGGTAGGCTGGCGACCGTCGCGGAGGTCGACCTCCGCCGGACGGAGCGCGCCGGACATGCGACGGAGCTCGCCGCCGAGCCGGGCGCCGATGCCGTCATCGGGATGGGCGGCGACGGGACCGCCAACGAGGTCGTGAACGGCGTCCCGCACGGGGCGCTGGTGGGCGTCGTGCCCGCGGGCGCGACGTCGGTGCTGGGCAGGCAGCTGGGCCTGCCGCACCGGCCGCTGGCCGCCGCCGCCGCGCTCGCCGCAGCCATCGCCGAGGGGCGGGCGCTGCCGATGGGCCTCGGCGAGGTCGACGGCCGGCTGTTCACCTTCTCCGCCGGTCTCGGCCTCGAGGCGGAGGCGATGCGCCTGGTCGAGGAGCGCCGCCGGCGGAGGCCCGACGGGCGCCGCCCGGGCGATCTGGCGGTGGTCGCGACAGCGATCTCCGTGCTCCGTGCCGATGGCTTCTCGCTGCCCGAGCGGATGACCGTCCGCGTGGACGGCGCCGAGGCGCGTGCGGGATACGTCGCCATCGCGAATGGGCACCCCTACACGTATCTCGGCCGCATCCCCGTGCGCACGGCTCCCCGGGCGGGCTTCGACACGGCGCTCGACGCCGTCGCGGTCGGGCAGCTGCGGCCGCGCGACCTCTGGCGATTCGCGGTCTACGGGCTGGTCTGGCCGCGCCACGCGAGCGGGCGCGACGCGCGCGTCCGCTACCTGCACGACGTCGCCGCCCTCGAGGTCGTGTGTGACGAGCCGGTCGCGCTGCAGGTGGACGGCGAGTACCTCGGCCGCGTGGAGCGCGTTACGGTCGGCTACCGGCCGGCCGCGGTACGCATGCTCATGCCTCCGTTCGCGGCGGCATCCTTCCCGGCCCGGGAACCGGCAGCGGAAGGTAGGTGA
- a CDS encoding tetratricopeptide repeat protein produces the protein MDIAGGANMLDEQQELDYSNEALRKLGARIRHMRRKRAMTQRDLSFDGCSYSYLARIEAGDRRPSPRVLIEIARRLDVTPEELTGEVSSEQRARSLEVLDAMMMIRLEQYDEAEELLRGVLRESEVDADAERMSECFEGLALIASRRGREPQALELFQRALEIGDPPHPAQRPDLYIELARLHVNAGDPARAIALLNDCAERLRDQPGRDLAKLVRYTLMLSRAYTDAGDYGSAAGVLAEALRDGAEEVDLRSRAGAYYSLSRLYATTGQIGQAIAYADRALAIFELMDDNVALSDAHLLYAQNLLDNSETERASEHLTAARGLLGARPSPLDLGFVVVEEARCALQRGDHELASAKAKEGVELLANGALPGQLGDAYLVLARVYDELGHGERAEWAYTAAIDAIRQQNGWARELAKAYRWYGKFLKRMGRAEAALEAFELAADLAPSNQDALAPTPQSGVGTTVSQP, from the coding sequence ATGGACATCGCGGGAGGGGCGAACATGCTCGACGAGCAGCAGGAACTTGACTATTCCAACGAGGCGCTCCGCAAGCTCGGCGCCCGGATCCGCCATATGCGCCGCAAGCGCGCGATGACGCAGCGCGACCTGTCGTTCGACGGATGCTCCTACAGCTACCTGGCGCGGATCGAAGCGGGCGACCGCCGGCCCAGCCCGCGCGTCCTGATCGAGATCGCGCGCCGGCTCGACGTCACGCCCGAGGAGCTGACCGGCGAGGTCAGCAGCGAGCAGCGCGCCCGGTCGCTCGAGGTGCTCGACGCGATGATGATGATTCGGCTCGAGCAGTACGACGAGGCCGAGGAGCTGCTGCGCGGCGTGCTTCGCGAGTCCGAGGTGGACGCCGACGCCGAGCGCATGAGCGAGTGCTTCGAGGGGCTCGCGCTGATCGCGTCGCGCCGCGGCCGCGAGCCGCAGGCGCTCGAGCTGTTCCAGCGGGCGCTCGAGATCGGCGACCCGCCGCACCCCGCCCAGCGCCCCGACCTCTACATCGAGCTGGCGCGCCTCCACGTCAACGCCGGCGATCCGGCGCGTGCCATCGCGCTGCTGAACGACTGCGCCGAGCGCCTTCGCGACCAGCCGGGCCGCGATCTGGCAAAGCTTGTCCGCTACACGCTGATGCTGAGCCGCGCCTACACGGATGCCGGGGACTACGGCAGCGCTGCCGGCGTCCTGGCCGAGGCGCTGCGCGACGGTGCCGAGGAGGTCGACCTGCGCAGCCGCGCCGGCGCGTACTACTCGCTCTCCCGCCTGTACGCGACCACAGGCCAGATCGGCCAGGCGATCGCATACGCCGATCGCGCGCTTGCCATCTTCGAGCTGATGGACGACAACGTCGCCCTCTCGGACGCCCACCTGCTGTACGCGCAGAACCTGCTCGACAACTCCGAGACGGAGCGCGCCAGCGAGCACCTCACGGCCGCGCGGGGACTGCTGGGCGCACGGCCGAGCCCGCTCGACCTCGGGTTCGTCGTCGTCGAGGAGGCGCGCTGCGCGCTCCAGCGCGGCGACCACGAGCTTGCCTCGGCGAAGGCCAAGGAGGGCGTGGAGCTGCTGGCAAACGGCGCGCTTCCCGGCCAGCTCGGCGACGCCTACCTGGTGCTGGCGCGCGTCTACGACGAGCTCGGCCACGGCGAGCGGGCCGAGTGGGCCTACACCGCGGCGATCGACGCCATCCGCCAGCAGAATGGCTGGGCGCGAGAGCTGGCCAAGGCATACCGGTGGTACGGCAAGTTCCTGAAGCGGATGGGCCGGGCCGAGGCGGCGCTCGAGGCGTTCGAGCTGGCCGCCGACCTCGCTCCCTCCAACCAGGACGCACTCGCCCCCACGCCGCAGTCGGGCGTGGGAACGACGGTCAGCCAGCCGTAG